The following are encoded together in the Drosophila takahashii strain IR98-3 E-12201 chromosome X, DtakHiC1v2, whole genome shotgun sequence genome:
- the LOC108056716 gene encoding serine-rich adhesin for platelets isoform X1 translates to MTFYWWSHWFWITLILSVNLLSSHVHTYPSQEAESLASSPHPHPQPVRTTKLYQTTVTQTWGTATQSNIMDLTHRPTTSRPVVTPSYTGGDPEELAQIDGDDAEQEEQIPLNDRDQELDENENEDPDQDDTDLDPDADADADADTEEAAVNEELAQFEFKRSADFTAEQLNNFTNFSSSTSTNGSSSTSTTKPLAISSSSPATTRSTTSTSSSSTTTTSTTPRTGGSASTTSTSTVAGSPATPSTPKINTEWLSDELVAGVTAEGEKAPFTLENANKEDELRRAESEHRSRKSKVLSAEYKHINRYINFSSDTKSLLTRSASAAPSVAGGVAGAGFYDGSIGDEGNISSEALAIQRTYFLDAGAISAICFTVFGVCCTVGTIGIVLYRRRYLNKPQALSEPDSSVYIDDSTMRFSLLILQDNSDEMYSLDNDSFLNSLEAMTIQNYWTDTVKHTKL, encoded by the exons ATGACTTTCTACTGGTGGTCACACTGGTTCTGGATAACCCTCATCCTGAGCG TTAACTTGCTGTCCAGCCATGTTCACACATATCCCAGCCAGGAGGCGGAGTCGCTGGCCTCCAGtccacatccgcatccgcagccGGTGCGAACCACCAAGCTTTACCAGACGACGGTGACCCAGACGTGGGGCACCGCCACCCAGAGCAACATCATGGACCTGACCCACCGACCCACCACCAGTCGACCTGTGGTGACCCCCAGCTATACTGGTGGTGACCCCGAAGAACTGGCGCAGATCGATGGTGATGATGctgagcaggaggagcagatACCCCTCAACGATCGGGATCAGGAGCTGGATGAGAATGAGAATGAGGATCCCGATCAGGATGATACCGATCTTGATCCAGATGCGGATGccgatgcggatgcggatacCGAGGAGGCTGCCGTAAACGAGGAGCTGGCTCAGTTCGAGTTCAAGCGATCGGCTGACTTTACCGCCGAACAGCTCAATAACTTTACGAATTTCAGCAGTAGCACAAG TACAAATGGCAGCAGTAGCACTAGCACAACAAAACCCCTTGCAATCAGCAGCAGTAGTCCGGCCACAACGAGGAGCACCAcctccaccagcagcagcagcaccaccacaacATCGACGACGCCAAGAACGGGAGGCAGTGCATccaccacatccacatccacggtAGCTGGTTCCCCGGCTACTCCATCGACGCCCAAAATCAACACGGAGTGGCTATCCGATGAGCTAGTGGCAGGGGTCACGGCCGAGGGCGAAAAGGCACCGTTCACTTTGGAGAATGCCAACAAGGAGGATGAACTTAGGCGGGCCGAGAGCGAGCATAGATCCCGCAAATCCAAGGTCCTTTCCGCGGAATACAAGCACATCAATCGCTATATTAACTTCTCCAGCGATACCAAGAGCCTGCTGACCAGGTCCGCCTCCGCGGCGCCCAGCgtggcggggggcgtggccggagCCGGGTTCTACGATGGAAGCATCGGTGATGAGGGCAACATCTCATCCGAGGCCCTGGCCATTCAG CGAACATATTTCCTGGATGCCGGCGCCATTTCGGCGATTTGCTTCACTGTCTTTGGGGTCTGCTGCACAGTGGGCACCATCGGCATCGTCCTGTACCGCCGCCGGTATCTGAATAAGCCGCAGGCTCTCAGCGAACCGGACTCGAGTGTCTACATCGATGATAGCACCATGCGG TTCTCCCTGTTGATTTTGCAGGACAACTCGGATGAGATGTACAGCCTGGACAACGACTCGTTTCTCAATTCGCTGGAGGCGATGACAATACAAAACTACTGGACGGATACGGTCAAACATACAAAGCTTTAA
- the LOC108056716 gene encoding serine-rich adhesin for platelets isoform X2, whose amino-acid sequence MTFYWWSHWFWITLILSVNLLSSHVHTYPSQEAESLASSPHPHPQPVRTTKLYQTTVTQTWGTATQSNIMDLTHRPTTSRPVVTPSYTGGDPEELAQIDGDDAEQEEQIPLNDRDQELDENENEDPDQDDTDLDPDADADADADTEEAAVNEELAQFEFKRSADFTAEQLNNFTNFSSSTSTNGSSSTSTTKPLAISSSSPATTRSTTSTSSSSTTTTSTTPRTGGSASTTSTSTVAGSPATPSTPKINTEWLSDELVAGVTAEGEKAPFTLENANKEDELRRAESEHRSRKSKVLSAEYKHINRYINFSSDTKSLLTRSASAAPSVAGGVAGAGFYDGSIGDEGNISSEALAIQRTYFLDAGAISAICFTVFGVCCTVGTIGIVLYRRRYLNKPQALSEPDSSVYIDDSTMRVSDNSDEMYSLDNDSFLNSLEAMTIQNYWTDTVKHTKL is encoded by the exons ATGACTTTCTACTGGTGGTCACACTGGTTCTGGATAACCCTCATCCTGAGCG TTAACTTGCTGTCCAGCCATGTTCACACATATCCCAGCCAGGAGGCGGAGTCGCTGGCCTCCAGtccacatccgcatccgcagccGGTGCGAACCACCAAGCTTTACCAGACGACGGTGACCCAGACGTGGGGCACCGCCACCCAGAGCAACATCATGGACCTGACCCACCGACCCACCACCAGTCGACCTGTGGTGACCCCCAGCTATACTGGTGGTGACCCCGAAGAACTGGCGCAGATCGATGGTGATGATGctgagcaggaggagcagatACCCCTCAACGATCGGGATCAGGAGCTGGATGAGAATGAGAATGAGGATCCCGATCAGGATGATACCGATCTTGATCCAGATGCGGATGccgatgcggatgcggatacCGAGGAGGCTGCCGTAAACGAGGAGCTGGCTCAGTTCGAGTTCAAGCGATCGGCTGACTTTACCGCCGAACAGCTCAATAACTTTACGAATTTCAGCAGTAGCACAAG TACAAATGGCAGCAGTAGCACTAGCACAACAAAACCCCTTGCAATCAGCAGCAGTAGTCCGGCCACAACGAGGAGCACCAcctccaccagcagcagcagcaccaccacaacATCGACGACGCCAAGAACGGGAGGCAGTGCATccaccacatccacatccacggtAGCTGGTTCCCCGGCTACTCCATCGACGCCCAAAATCAACACGGAGTGGCTATCCGATGAGCTAGTGGCAGGGGTCACGGCCGAGGGCGAAAAGGCACCGTTCACTTTGGAGAATGCCAACAAGGAGGATGAACTTAGGCGGGCCGAGAGCGAGCATAGATCCCGCAAATCCAAGGTCCTTTCCGCGGAATACAAGCACATCAATCGCTATATTAACTTCTCCAGCGATACCAAGAGCCTGCTGACCAGGTCCGCCTCCGCGGCGCCCAGCgtggcggggggcgtggccggagCCGGGTTCTACGATGGAAGCATCGGTGATGAGGGCAACATCTCATCCGAGGCCCTGGCCATTCAG CGAACATATTTCCTGGATGCCGGCGCCATTTCGGCGATTTGCTTCACTGTCTTTGGGGTCTGCTGCACAGTGGGCACCATCGGCATCGTCCTGTACCGCCGCCGGTATCTGAATAAGCCGCAGGCTCTCAGCGAACCGGACTCGAGTGTCTACATCGATGATAGCACCATGCGGGTGAGT GACAACTCGGATGAGATGTACAGCCTGGACAACGACTCGTTTCTCAATTCGCTGGAGGCGATGACAATACAAAACTACTGGACGGATACGGTCAAACATACAAAGCTTTAA
- the LOC108056716 gene encoding serine-rich adhesin for platelets isoform X3, translating into MTFYWWSHWFWITLILSVNLLSSHVHTYPSQEAESLASSPHPHPQPVRTTKLYQTTVTQTWGTATQSNIMDLTHRPTTSRPVVTPSYTGGDPEELAQIDGDDAEQEEQIPLNDRDQELDENENEDPDQDDTDLDPDADADADADTEEAAVNEELAQFEFKRSADFTAEQLNNFTNFSSSTSTNGSSSTSTTKPLAISSSSPATTRSTTSTSSSSTTTTSTTPRTGGSASTTSTSTVAGSPATPSTPKINTEWLSDELVAGVTAEGEKAPFTLENANKEDELRRAESEHRSRKSKVLSAEYKHINRYINFSSDTKSLLTRSASAAPSVAGGVAGAGFYDGSIGDEGNISSEALAIQRTYFLDAGAISAICFTVFGVCCTVGTIGIVLYRRRYLNKPQALSEPDSSVYIDDSTMRDNSDEMYSLDNDSFLNSLEAMTIQNYWTDTVKHTKL; encoded by the exons ATGACTTTCTACTGGTGGTCACACTGGTTCTGGATAACCCTCATCCTGAGCG TTAACTTGCTGTCCAGCCATGTTCACACATATCCCAGCCAGGAGGCGGAGTCGCTGGCCTCCAGtccacatccgcatccgcagccGGTGCGAACCACCAAGCTTTACCAGACGACGGTGACCCAGACGTGGGGCACCGCCACCCAGAGCAACATCATGGACCTGACCCACCGACCCACCACCAGTCGACCTGTGGTGACCCCCAGCTATACTGGTGGTGACCCCGAAGAACTGGCGCAGATCGATGGTGATGATGctgagcaggaggagcagatACCCCTCAACGATCGGGATCAGGAGCTGGATGAGAATGAGAATGAGGATCCCGATCAGGATGATACCGATCTTGATCCAGATGCGGATGccgatgcggatgcggatacCGAGGAGGCTGCCGTAAACGAGGAGCTGGCTCAGTTCGAGTTCAAGCGATCGGCTGACTTTACCGCCGAACAGCTCAATAACTTTACGAATTTCAGCAGTAGCACAAG TACAAATGGCAGCAGTAGCACTAGCACAACAAAACCCCTTGCAATCAGCAGCAGTAGTCCGGCCACAACGAGGAGCACCAcctccaccagcagcagcagcaccaccacaacATCGACGACGCCAAGAACGGGAGGCAGTGCATccaccacatccacatccacggtAGCTGGTTCCCCGGCTACTCCATCGACGCCCAAAATCAACACGGAGTGGCTATCCGATGAGCTAGTGGCAGGGGTCACGGCCGAGGGCGAAAAGGCACCGTTCACTTTGGAGAATGCCAACAAGGAGGATGAACTTAGGCGGGCCGAGAGCGAGCATAGATCCCGCAAATCCAAGGTCCTTTCCGCGGAATACAAGCACATCAATCGCTATATTAACTTCTCCAGCGATACCAAGAGCCTGCTGACCAGGTCCGCCTCCGCGGCGCCCAGCgtggcggggggcgtggccggagCCGGGTTCTACGATGGAAGCATCGGTGATGAGGGCAACATCTCATCCGAGGCCCTGGCCATTCAG CGAACATATTTCCTGGATGCCGGCGCCATTTCGGCGATTTGCTTCACTGTCTTTGGGGTCTGCTGCACAGTGGGCACCATCGGCATCGTCCTGTACCGCCGCCGGTATCTGAATAAGCCGCAGGCTCTCAGCGAACCGGACTCGAGTGTCTACATCGATGATAGCACCATGCGG GACAACTCGGATGAGATGTACAGCCTGGACAACGACTCGTTTCTCAATTCGCTGGAGGCGATGACAATACAAAACTACTGGACGGATACGGTCAAACATACAAAGCTTTAA